The bacterium DNA segment CGAGGTCGTTCCAGCTCAGCACGACCGTGTCGCCGGTGACGGCGGCACCGGCGGGCAGGGCCGTCGCGGCGAGCAGCAGGATGGCCAAGGCCAAGGCCAGGGCCACAGTGAGGGGCGGTCGCTTCGCGGCGAGGTGCTGGATCATGTCGAACCTCCGGTCCGGAGTGTCTGCCGAGGGTCGGGACTCTCAGGGGCAGGGAATTCATACAATGTCGGTGGTATTTAAGTCAATGAAAATCGAATATTATAAATATAACAACCAAGTCGGGCCTGGGATCGGGGGGCCGGATGTGCTAGCCTCCTGATTAATAAAGAGTTCAGGAATTAGTCAGGAGACGGACATGTCCAGGTGGCCCGTTCCCAACGTCGCGACCCTCTTCGGCACCGAGCACCCGATCGTCCAGGCCGGCATGGTCTACAACAGCGGCGCGCGCCTGGCCGCCGCCGCCGCCGAGGCCGGCTGCCTGGGCCTGATCGGGGCCGGCGGCCGCCGCCCCGACGACCTGCGCGCCGAGATCCGCGCCGCCCGCGCGCTGACCTCGCGTCCCGTCGGCGTCAACATCCCCCTGATCGACAAGCACGCGCACGAGAGCCTGGACCTCGCGCTCGAGGAGGGCGTGGGCATCCTGGTCACCTCGGCGGGCTCGCCGGCCCGAGTGGCGGGCAGGATCAAGGCGGCCGGCGCCGTCTTCGTCCACGTGGTCGCGACCGCGGCCCTGGCCCGCAAGTGCGAGGACGCGGGCTGCGACGCCGTGGTCTGCGAGGGCTTCGAGGCCGGCGGCCACAACGGCCGCGACGAGCTGACGACGCTGGTGCTGGTGCCGGCCTGCGTGAGCGCGGTGGACATCCCGGTGATCGCCGCCGGCGGGATCGCCACCGGCGCGCAGATCGCCGCGATGTTCGCCCTCGGCGCCGCCGGCGTGCAGATCGGCTCGCGCTTCGCCGTCACGCGCGAGTCGGCCGGCCACGAGACCTTCAAGCGGGCCGTCGTCGAGGGCGACGACACGCGCCTGGTCCTGAAGAAGCACGTGCCGGTGCGCCTGCTGCGCAACGCCTTCCGCGACCGCGTCGAGGAGCTCGAGGCGCGCGGCGCCGGGCGCGAGGAGCTGGCGGCCCTGCTGGGGGAGGGGCGCGCCCGGCGCGGCATGGGCGAAGGCGATCTCGAAGAGGGCGAGCTGGAGATCGGCCAGGTCGCCGCCCTGATCGACGACGTGCCGGGCGTCGCGGAGCTGGTGGAGCGGCTGCTGGCGCAGTACGACGCGGCCGCGTCCCGGTTCGGGGGCTGAACGTGGACGCCCCCCGGGTGACGGCCCTGCGCCTGCGCGAGATCCTCGAGCCGGCCTGCCGCGCCCACGGCGTGGAGCTGTGCGGGGTGGTCGGGCTGCCCCGCCGCCTGCCGCACGCCGCGGCCTGGTTCGACTGGCTGCTGAAGGGCAAGCACGGCGAACTCGCCTATCTGCTGCGCGCGCCGCAGGACCGCGCCGACCCCACCCGCGAGCGGCCCTGGGCGCGCACGCTGCTGGTCTTCGGCCAGCGCTACACGGCCGGCTGGCCGGCGCGGGACGAACCCGGCGACGGCGGCTGGACCCTCGGCGTCGCGCGCTACGCCCGCGGCCTCGACTACCACGACGTGCTGCGCGGCGCGATCCGCCGCATCACCGGCGCGCTGCGCCGCGAACTCCATCGCACGGGCGTGATCGCCGCCGAGGCCGACCTGCGCGCCGTGGACGCCGTGGACGCCGGCCCCTTCCTGGAGCGCGAGCACGCCTGGCTCGCGGGCCTCGGCTTCTTCGGCAAGAACACGCTGCTGATCCACCCGCGCCTGGGCTCGGGCCTGTTCCTGGGCGTGGCCCTGCTCGAGCTGGAGGTGACCGGCCTCGCCGACGCGCCGCGGCCGCTGGTCGGCCCGCCCGCGCAGCGCCTGTCCGGACAGTATTTGCCCGACGCCGATGGGATGGCCTCGCTCTGCGGCAGCTGCAGCCTCTGCCAGGACAGCTGCCCCACCGGCGCCCTGGACACGCCCTTCGAACTGGACGCGCGCCGCTGCCTGGCCACCTGGTCGATCGAGTGGCAGGGCCGCGCTCCCGCGGATCGGCGCGCCTTGCAGGGCGACCGGCTGTTCGGCTGCGACATCTGCCAGCAGGTCTGCCCCTGGAACCACAAGGCGCTGCGACGCCCGGCGGCGACACCGCCGTCGCCCGGCTACGACGTCCTGCCGGAGCACGCGGAAGTGGACCTGGGCGACCTGATCGGGATGGACGCCGAGGCCTTTCGCGAACGCTTCCGACGCACGCCGCTGTGGCGGGCCCATCCCGAGGGGATGCGGCGCAATGCGCTGATCGTCGCGGCCAACACCGGCCGGCGCGACCTGCTGCCGGCGATCCGCGAGGCCGCCGCCGGGGACCCCGACGCGGAGGTCCGCGAGGTCGCGGTCTGGGCGCTGGCGGAGTTGGAGGAGGCGCCGTCATGAACGGCAACGTTGTGAACGGGAACATCGCCGCGGCCTGGTGGGAACCCGCCCCGCGTGGCGCGGTGCTCTGCGGCCTCTGCCCCCTGCGCTGCCGGCTGCGCGAGGGTCGGGACGGCCCCTGCGGCACTCGCGGCAACCGCGGCGGCCGCATGCTCGCGCTGCAG contains these protein-coding regions:
- a CDS encoding DUF1730 domain-containing protein, whose protein sequence is MDAPRVTALRLREILEPACRAHGVELCGVVGLPRRLPHAAAWFDWLLKGKHGELAYLLRAPQDRADPTRERPWARTLLVFGQRYTAGWPARDEPGDGGWTLGVARYARGLDYHDVLRGAIRRITGALRRELHRTGVIAAEADLRAVDAVDAGPFLEREHAWLAGLGFFGKNTLLIHPRLGSGLFLGVALLELEVTGLADAPRPLVGPPAQRLSGQYLPDADGMASLCGSCSLCQDSCPTGALDTPFELDARRCLATWSIEWQGRAPADRRALQGDRLFGCDICQQVCPWNHKALRRPAATPPSPGYDVLPEHAEVDLGDLIGMDAEAFRERFRRTPLWRAHPEGMRRNALIVAANTGRRDLLPAIREAAAGDPDAEVREVAVWALAELEEAPS
- a CDS encoding nitronate monooxygenase — protein: MSRWPVPNVATLFGTEHPIVQAGMVYNSGARLAAAAAEAGCLGLIGAGGRRPDDLRAEIRAARALTSRPVGVNIPLIDKHAHESLDLALEEGVGILVTSAGSPARVAGRIKAAGAVFVHVVATAALARKCEDAGCDAVVCEGFEAGGHNGRDELTTLVLVPACVSAVDIPVIAAGGIATGAQIAAMFALGAAGVQIGSRFAVTRESAGHETFKRAVVEGDDTRLVLKKHVPVRLLRNAFRDRVEELEARGAGREELAALLGEGRARRGMGEGDLEEGELEIGQVAALIDDVPGVAELVERLLAQYDAAASRFGG